From a single Rutidosis leptorrhynchoides isolate AG116_Rl617_1_P2 chromosome 5, CSIRO_AGI_Rlap_v1, whole genome shotgun sequence genomic region:
- the LOC139849923 gene encoding uncharacterized protein, whose amino-acid sequence MVPKKVDVFVWRAGRERLPVLVELDKRGVDLDSVLCPLCGEFVETVDHALFSCKLVRVIWEKILAWWGIASTKVNFDSLQGAVSSLNCSGAGIKIWQGLVWISMYLIWKNRNQMVFKKSSWSPPVAVNDIQVKSFEWIAMRNKLKKSSDMIGSTTLMRVFCWKIGLLREAKHPFVPSMSPLADH is encoded by the exons ATGGTGCCGAAAAAGGTGGATGTTTTTGTGTGGAGGGCGGGGCGAGAAAGATTGCCCGTGTTGGTTGAATTAGACAAACGGGGTGTCGATCTTGACTCCGTCCTTTGTCCTCTATGCGGTGAGTTTGTTGAAACGGTTGATCATGCACTTTTCTCTTGTAAGTTGGTCCGGGTAATTTGGGAAAAAATCTTGGCTTGGTGGGGAATTGCTTCGACTAAGGTGAACTTCGATAGTTTGCAAGGTGCGGTCTCATCCTTGAATTGTTCGGGTGCGGGTATTAAAATATGGCAAGGCTTGGTGTGGATAAGTATGTaccttatttggaaaaataggaatCAAATGGTCTTCAAGAAATCGAGTTGGTCTCCTCCGGTCGCCGTAAATGATATCCAAGTAAAAAGCTTCGAGTGGATCGCGATGCGTAACAAATTAAAAAAATCGAGTGACATGATTGGCTCCACAACCCTCATGCGTGTATTTT GTTGGAAGATAG GTCTATTGAGGGAGGCTAAGCACCCCTTTGTCCCCTCCATGTCTCCGCTAGCAGATCACTGA